The nucleotide window GATGATCAGGCCGAAGGAGAACGGGGAGATGTTCAACATGTTCAGCAGAGTGGCTTCGCTGGCACCCACTTTGTCTCCGGTCTTAATCAGCTGCACGTCGCTCTGAGGGACAAGGAGATCATCAGCCCCTTCTTATCCAAGGGTCACGGCGCTCACGCGGACCCACTCAGCGTCCCGTATCTGCTGCTGCTGGAGGGGTCTCGACCCGAAGACCAGGAGAGGCCCCCCTCCCCGACAGGAGTCTGACCCGGGGGCTTCAGCCCCTCCCCAGGATGGTAGGCCCGGATTTGGGCGTTCCAGTCATCTCACCGCCTCAGGTCTGTCTCCTCAGGCCCATTCCGCCGCCCGCCCGTCCGTGTACCCCGACAGAGTGCCAGACCGCGTTGGCCTCTCACCAAGATTTCGATGGTGCCCCTGGAGATCTTGGTGGTGATACCCAGAGCCTGGAAGAAGGAGGTCTTCTCGGGACCCAGGCCGGTGTTCTGAGCCGGCACAGTGACGTCACAAGGGGCGATGGCACCGGCGCGGGCAGCGGCTGGCACCTAAAAGACAAAGAACGGtcagagccccacttttcccgcTGCAGAGAATGAGCCCCAAGCAGTAGGGAACGCCACCGGCCCgctgcccttctcctccccagaggATCGGCATGGCATAAtcctgcagcatggctcaatggaaagagcacaggcttgggagtcagaggtcgtgagttctaatcccggctccgccacttgttagctgtgtgactttgggcatgtctcttaacttctctgtgcctcagttacctcatctggaaaatggggattaagaccgtgagccccctgtgggacaacctaattaacttgtatcccccgcagcgctttgaacagtggttggcacatattaagtgctaacgaatgccatcatcgttattattattataatgaacagagtctgagcttgggagtcagatcatgggttctaatcccggctctgccacttgtctggcggcaagtcacttcgcttctctgggcctcagttacatcgtctggaaaaatgaggatggagacggagccccacgtgggacacggactgcgtctgaCGGgacggtacagtgcctggcacagatcaagcacttaaataccataattattattatcgttaccttGTTGGCCAACAGCATATCCCTGACTTCTGTCAGGTCTTCCTTGGTGAACACGAAACCCACGTTCCCTCGGATGTGGTTCAGCAGTCTGCAGAGaaaaggggtggagtggggatgagagagggtCACTGGGGGAGGATCTGGCCAGCTCGGCGGCTCTGGCAGAGAAGACACCCActtacctccttcaagaggcctttcctgagtaagccctctttttccctcaccgcctctcccctcccaccctttcttGGATCTTTACCCTCTGGGGACCCGGGATTCGCtgcgccctcagccccacagcacttacatccacacCTGTTATTTATCGAcgctaacgtccgtctccccctctagacggttagctccttgtgggcaaggatcccgTCTACCAACCATTagggtgcactctcccaagcgcttaatacagtgctttgcacacagtgagcgctcaacggatgccaCCGATTGATGTGACACAGGGGTCCCGCAGGGATGCAGGCCTAGCCCGGGAATTACTTCTCAAGGGCGGGGTTGTTCTCCAGGTGGCCGCGGATGGCCTTGCGCATCATGGTGTTCTTGCCCATCAGCACCACGGCCTTGCCCCGCAGGGACATGCGGATCTGCTGCATCTGCTTCGACCCCACGTTGTCCGCTCCCACGATGAAGCATTTCGGGTAGTCGTCCAGAAGTTGCTACGAGGAGCACaggaaagggagttggggcaGAAACGGCGAACGTCAAGGGGTCCGGACTTCTCACCCTGCCCTGGGTTTCAGATGCTTCAGGTCGAGGCACCTGCTACATACAGTCCTTCCAGGTGTGAGCGGTTGAAAAATAGACACGCCGGACACCCCCCGGATCTGCACGGCTCACATTTCCAACCGCCCCCCCAGCCTCGAGGCAACGTCAATTTTATCAAAAGGCCCCGATTCTTTTCACTCCGATGCTAAAGGCTCTCCAAATTCTAGCCTGAATCGAGGGGGTGAGTTCTTCGAAACCCCGAAGTCAGCTCTAAAGCAACCAAGTACCTCAGGAAAATCTgatccttctcctttttcccttcagGCAAAGGAACAGCAAATAGCCTTCCCCTTCGCCTGAAGTATGTCTGGGAAGACCAATCTCTcaccacagcgctctgcacacagtaagcgttctgtCAATCCCAACGACTGGCTGACTCAGGGGTCGGCTGCATCTCCACTGAGGGGCCTATTTAGGGGCCACCACAGGAGTGAAGGGCAGGAGGGGGTCCCCAGCAGTGGAAACGCGTTGTTTCATGGTATCTGtaaaagtacttactatatgccctgcACTGGGCTAAACTCTGGACTAGAGAgaaggttgcacacagtctttaccccattttacagtgaggttaCAGGTACAAAAGGGAAGTgaattggccacagtcacacagctaacaagtgcaggagccgggattagaacccaggtcctggtgaCCCCcgagactgtgctctatccactaggcctatcaagcgctcagtatagtgctcgagcgcttagtccggtgctttgcacgtagtaagcgctcacataCGAATGAAGTGAGCAGGCCACACAGGGTCTCCTTTCAAACTGGTTCCCAATTAGAAAGACCTAGGTCAGGGTCGGTCTAGGAGTCCTGGAGCCCCCACGGGAATTGGAATTGGGGGGCTTCCCGACTGAGTCCTCATTACCCCTCCTCACactcagatttgcaccctttattgcccccctccgccccatccCTAACATCCACATCCAAAATGTATTTGTTTACATTAACATCTGCTtccctttctgagaagcagcgtggcttagtggaaagagcccgggcttgggagtcagaggttacgggttcgaatcccggctctgccacttgtcagctgtgtgactgtgggcaagtcatttcacttctcggtgcctcagttacctcatctgtaaaatggggattaagactgtgagccccacgtgggacaacttgattcccctgtgtctaccccagcgcttagaacagcgctccgcacatagtaagcacttaacaaataccaacattattatcgtttgATCGATTGGGGGATGGCGGCGGGCCACTTACGATGATCTTGAGGAAGTAGTTGGATTTCCAGGTCGCCCTGTCTTCCCTGGGCATCTCGACAGTGCGGTGCCACCAAGGATTGCCACCAATGGGGTTTAAAGACGAGGTGCCTGCAGGGGGGGAAGGCGCCGGCGGGCGGGTCAATGGCTGACGGACTGACGGACGGCCCGGGGGAGCCCCAGccctccgacccccggcccctggggcTGGCCACTGGACCCGGGTCGGGGTGGCCGGACTACACCGTGAGAAGCATtcgttccttcaatcgtatttaccgagagcttactgtgtgcagcgcactgtactaagcccttggaaagtacaattcggcaacagatagagacaatgcctgcccaacaaaGAGCTCTGGGTCTAGAAatgtgacttagtagaaagaacacgggcttgggagtcagaggtcgtgtaggatctaatcccgactccaccacctgtcagctgggtgactgtgggtaagtcatttcacttccctgtgcctcagttccctcatctgttaaatggggatgaagactgtgagccccactcgggataacccgatcaccttgtatccccccagcgcttagaacagtgttttatacacggtaagtgcttaacaagtaccaccattatcattattaaaatggggataaagattgtgagccccatgggggacaacctgatcaccttgtatccccccagcgcttagaacagtgctttgcacatactaagcgcttaacgaataccaccattattattaaaatggggatgaggactgagccccacatgggacaacctgatgaccctgtatctcccccagcgcttagagcagtgctcggcacttagcaagcgctgcagaaatacccacattattattctctgggcctcagtgacctcatctggaaaacgggaatgaagaccgggagccccacgggggacaacctgattgccttggatctcccccagcgcttagaacagtgctctacacctagtaagcgcttaacaaataccaacattattattattaataaaatggggaagaagactgtgagcctcacatgggacaaagcagcgtggctcagtggaaagagcacgggctttggagtcagggctcatgagttcgaatcccagctctgccccttgtcggctgtgtgactgtgggcgagtcacttcacttctctgggcctcagttccctcctctgtaaaatggggattaagactgtgagccccacgtgggacaacctgattcccctatgtctaccccagcgcttagaacagtgctcggcacgtagtaagcgcttaacaaataccaacattatcattagcctgtatttcccccagcgcttagaacagtgctctacacatagtaagcgcttaataaatactaacattattattattattaacatggggatgaactgtgagcctcacgagggacaacctgaccaccctgtatctcccccagtgcttagagcagtgctctgcacatagtaagcgcttaacaaataccaacattattattattattaaaatggggatgaactgtgagcctcacgagggacaacctgatgaccctatatctctcccagcgcttagaacagtgctctgcccattgtaggcgcttaacaagtaccactattattattattattaaaatggggatgaagaccgtgagccccagagaagcagcgtggcgcagtggaaagagcacgggctttggactcagggctcatgagttcgaatcccagctctgccacttgtcagctgtgtgactgtgggcaagtcacttaacttctctgggcctcagttccctcatctgtaaaatggggattaagactgtgagccccacgtgggacaacctgattcccctgtgtttaccccagcgcttagaacagtgttctgcacatagtaagcgcttagcaaataccaacattattattacgtgggccaacctgatgaccctgcatctcccccagcgcttagggcagtgctctgcacccagcaagcgctgcAGCAATATCCCCATTATggttccccgggcctcagtgagctcatctgggaaagggggatgaagtgtgggagccccactggggacgaCCCCAGGACCTGCTCTCCGCCCCAGCGCTgggagcagcgcttggcacacaggggGCGCTTAGCACAACGCCCTAAACGTTATTATAATTCATAATTAATCCTTGTCTGCCccgctgtctctatctgttaccgatttgtccattccaagcgcttagtacgatgctctgcacatagtaagcgctcaataaatactatcgaatgagtgattTTGTGATTATATTATTAGGGCGGCCTAGGCCCGAGGCCCGAGGCGGGAGGCACGTGGCGCGCGCGCCGGCCCGAGCCCTGCCCGCCCGACTGCGCAGGCGCCAGGCCGCCGTTGCCAAGGGAACGGGGGGCCCCCCGCGGGGGGCGCAGCGCGAGGCAGCGCGAGACGGCGCCCGCgcgccccatcccccaccccccccaccccgcggccTCTCGGCCCTTCGCCCTCACCTCCGCCGAGGACGCCTGGAAAAAAGGGGGGGCGGCGCCGCCGGCCGCTCTTTATATGAGCCGGGCCAGCCAATCAGCGCCGagatcccggcccccggcctcgctCCCATTGGTCGCCGCCCACGCCGATCTGGCCGGAGCGCCAGAGGGGGCAGGCGGCCATTGGGCGACAGCGTCGTCGCTCGGCGACGGAGGCCCCGCCTTTTAAAAAGACAGCAACGTGGCCCCCGCCCCAAAGGGGGAACTGCTTTGAGGACTGGCTCCCCCTGCCGTCCTGCAGGGGGACTGACCGTCGTCGGCCCtggctgtcatcatcatcatcatagtaataataatagtaatagtaagaataataataatgttggtatttgttaagcgctccctatgggCCGAGCATtcagttttcattcaatagtatttattgagcacttactatgtgcacagcactgtacgtggctcactggaaagagcccgggcttgggagtcagtggtcacgggttcgaatcccgcctcggccacttgtcagctgtgggactgtgggcaagtcatttcacttctctgggcctcagttccctcatctgtcaaatggggattaagactgtgagccccacgtgggacaacctgattcccctgtgtctcccccagcgcttacaacagtgctctgcacgtagtaggcgcttaacaaataccaacattattaatagtaataataataataataataataaagttgttatttgttaaatgctcactatgggcggagcattgttttcattcaatagtatttattgagcacttactatgtgcacagcactgtactaagctctgagaagcagcgtggctcggtggaaagagcccgggcttgggagtcagtggtcacgggttcgaatcccgcctcggccacttgtcagctgtgggactgtgggcaagtcactaaacttctctgggcctcagttccctcatctgtaaaatagggattaaaactgtgagccccatgtgggacaatctgatcaccttgtatccccccagcgcttagagcagtgctttgcacatagtaagcgcttaacaaacgccaacatcatcatcattattaataataatgttaatattggtattattattattaaccctcctggattattgcatcagcctcctcgctgacctcccagcctcccgtctcttcccactccagtccccacttcgctctgccgcccggatcatttttctaccgaaaCATTTAGGACACGTCACccgctcctcaaaagactccagtggtggcccatccactctggcatcagacaaaaactcctcaccggtggctttaaaacagtccagtgcctcaccccctcctacctcacctcgcttctctccttcaagccagtccgcacacttcgctcctcgaatgccaaccttctccctgtccctccatctcgcccgtctcccGGCCGATCCGaactctggcccggaaggccctccctcctcaaatctgacataaaattcctctccccctccttcaaagccttcctgaagtcccgtctcctccaagaggccttccctgactaagccccacttttcctcatctccctctcccttctgcgtcaccccgacgtgctcgctttgctctttccccctcccagccccacaccaattGTTACCTCATATTTGATTGAGGTttcaggccgtgagccccaatcgatcaatcgtatttattaagcacctactgtgtgcagggcactgtactaaatgctccgcagatggaacagggactatatccaacctgataaacttgtatctatcttagtgcttagtgcagttcccaacacatagtaaggacttatcaaacaccataaataataataatgattgttaaacacttaacaacaacaataataataatgttggtatttgttaggcgcttactacgtgcagagcactgttctaagcactggggtagatacagggtaatcaggttgtcccacatgaggctcacagttaatccccattttacagatgaggtaactgaggcacagagaagttaagtgactcgcccacagtcacacagctgaccagtggcagagcggggattcgaacccatgacctctgattcccaagcccgggctctttccactgagccactctgcttttcggcttactatgtcccaagcattgtactaagcactgaagtagatacagtacaatcagatgaaGACTCTTTCCCACACTGGCCTCagaatctaaaggggaggaagaataggtatcgaatccccattttacagacgtgtaaactgaggcatagataaattaagggacgtgatttacacaaggtcacacagcaggaaagtggaggagccaggattgtaactccagtctcctcactcccagacctgtgctccatcccctaggccgcactgcttcttcaatcggtcaatcaatcaatcaatcaatcaatcacttactgGGCCCTTGGGAGATGGCAATATAAATTAAAGAGATAATCCCGGCTTTCGAGAAATCTATAATCTAACAGGCAAGACCGGCAGGCATAAAATCATTTAGTTGGAGgaaattgttcttgtctgtctcccccgattagaccgtaagcccgtcaaagggcagggaccatctctgttactgatttgaccattccaagcgcttagtacagcgccctgcacatagtaagcgctcaataaatattattgaatgaatgaaaaaaagaaattcaaTTGGATGTAACAGTTAAATAGGAAGATGGATAATGAATAAGTGCATAACTATTAGAATGCATAAATTGAGATGCatgtaaattgagaagcagcttgacctaatggaaagagcccgggcttgggagtcagaggacctgggttctaatcttacctctgctacttgttaccgtgtgaccttgggcaagtcgcataacttctctgtgcctcaattcctcatctgcaaaacagggattaaatcctactccctcctacctagacggcgagccctatatgggacagcgtccaactgtggacagggaatgtgtctactaatattcattcattcagtagtatttattgagcgcttactatgtgcagagcactgtactaagcgcttggaatggacaaatcggtaacagagacagtccctgccctttgacgggctcacagtctaatcgggggagacagatagacaagaacagtagcaataaatagaataattaatatgtctactaactgttaaattgtattctctaaAGCgtgcagtacagtgccctgcacacaattagtgcttaataaatacaattgatggatagaTCCGCTTATATCTATGCCCGCCCTCAGGACGGTGCTTAGCATGTCGTAAGCATTTAAAAggtaccgtaattgttattaatgTCCTCAGTATCGATATAcgtgttagaccgtgagcccgttgttgggtagggagtgtctctacccgttgccgaatcgtagtttccaagtgctcagtactgtgttcggcacgcagtaagtggtcaataaatacgattgaatgaacgaaaataAGAGAAATATACGTGCTGAGCGGCCCATTGAGAGGATGGGCATCGGAGAGATGGAAACCAATCAGGGaatgccacctggaggaggtggactttaggagagctttgacgcTTGGGAGGATTGGGGGTCCGGTGGATTGGAAGagcgagggagttccagccagcgGAGAGGGTGGGAGTGAGAGATCAAAGGTGGGAGCggtgaataataatagcattttttatTAGCATCagggaagcaacacggcctagtggaccgaGCCGGagcctaggagtccgaaggacccgggttctaatcccggctcttccacttgtctgctggtgtgactttgggcaagtcactgctcagtgcctcagtttcctctttaaaatggggattaagacagtgagccccacgtgagacctgtgaaacagggattaaatcctactccctcctacctagacggcGAGCCCTatatggtacattccaagcgcttagtccagtgctctgcacatagtaagcgctcaataaatactattgaatgaatgaatgaatgaatgaatgaatatatgagacagggacagcgtccaactgtggacagagaatgtgtctactgatatgtctactctgttaaattgtattctctaaAGCgtgcagtacagtgccctgcacagttagtgctcaataaatacaattgatggatagaTTCGCTTATATCTATGCCCGCCCTTGAAtggtgcttagcatgtagtaagcatttaaaagataCCGTAATTGTTATCAGCATCAATatataagtgcttgctatatatcTATCTACCTGAGTCTActgaggtgcctggcacatagtaagcgcgtaacaaatgccataaaaataaatttgCTGAGCACCCGCTTTgcgtggtgcactgtactagatgctcagGAAGcccagaataaagaagtggcacattccctgcccgcaaggagcttatgctGTAACAGGGGAGGACAAGCATAAATATATTTACAACTAAAGCgatcaaaataaattattaagAAGGCATTTATAACTGAGCACTAAGCAAAGTGTGCCTTCATTCATAAGTGAGAGGTGGGACTGTAGGCTATGGAATAGATTCGCTTAGGAGGAACGCAGAGGCGGGCGAAGAGAATGAACTTACAAGAGACCCAGCGCGGAGAGGCCGGAAGCCAACGGTCAATCCTTGCTCGCCGCAGGGGGGAAATGGGtctgaggtttttgagaaggagaGACGTGTCCTCCAAAGGCATTTTGGAAAGAGATCCAGCCTTTGAAACGCAGCACAGTCGAATGGggctagaggacctgagttctaatcccgactccgccacttgtctgccgtgggaccttcggcaagtcgcttctctgggcctgttacctcatctgtaaaatggggattgaggcggcgagccccgtgtgggacagggaccgtgtccaatctcattagcttatatctaccccagcgtttagtacagtgcctggaacatagaaagcgctaaacaaataccacaattttaaaaaaccaacaaaaaagcaggagaggggttggagggagtgagaacagtgaggaggttggaccaactcaatgaatcagaaacagcacggccaagcggaaagagtccgggccggggagtcagaaggacct belongs to Ornithorhynchus anatinus isolate Pmale09 chromosome 2, mOrnAna1.pri.v4, whole genome shotgun sequence and includes:
- the RPLP0 gene encoding 60S acidic ribosomal protein P0, whose translation is MPREDRATWKSNYFLKIIQLLDDYPKCFIVGADNVGSKQMQQIRMSLRGKAVVLMGKNTMMRKAIRGHLENNPALEKLLNHIRGNVGFVFTKEDLTEVRDMLLANKVPAAARAGAIAPCDVTVPAQNTGLGPEKTSFFQALGITTKISRGTIEILSDVQLIKTGDKVGASEATLLNMLNISPFSFGLIIQQVFDSGSLYNPEVLDITEDTLHTRFLEGVRNVASVCLQIGYPTVASVPHSIINGYKRVLAVSVETDYTFPLAEKVKAFLADPSAFIAAAPVAAAKTAAPAAAAAAAPAKVEAKEESEESDEDMGFGLFD